From the genome of Argentina anserina chromosome 4, drPotAnse1.1, whole genome shotgun sequence, one region includes:
- the LOC126791927 gene encoding probable methyltransferase PMT3 has translation MMRGRSDPAQKKHTITILCVLAIFLVFLYAYYGSIFGSHSHGTSALEYGRSLRKLGSSYLAGDDDTDGKDDSSTRYGQEDGDDDVTVKSFPVCDDRHSELIPCLDRHLIYQMRLKLDLSLMEHYERHCPPPERRYNCMIPPPIGYKVPIKWPQSRDEVWKANIPHTHLAHEKSDQNWMVEKGDKINFPGGGTHFHYGADKYIASIANMLNFTNNNLNNEGRLRTVFDVGCGVASFGGYLLSSDILTMSLAPNDVHQNQIQFALERGIPAYLGIMGTKRLPYPSRSFELAHCSRCRIDWLQRDGILLLELDRLLRPGGYFAYSSPEAYAQDEEDLKIWKEMSALVERMCWRIAAKRNQTVIWQKPLTNDCYMEREPGTQPHLCRSDDDPDAIWGMPMEACISPYSDHDHKEKGSGLAPWPARLTTPPPRLADFGYSHDMFEKDMELWRHRVENYWNLLSPKIEPNTLRNVMDMKAHMGSFAAALKDKDVWVMNVVPEDGPNTLKLIFDRGLIGSIHSWCEAYSTYPRTYDLLHAWTVFSDLEKKECSGVDLLLEMDRILRPTGFAIIRDKLSVVDFVKKYLPALHWEVVAQTDSSSDSDQDGDDVVLIIQKKIWLTSNSLRDLE, from the exons ATGATGAGGGGAAGATCTGATCCAGCCCAGAAGAAGCACACAATTACGATTCTGTGTGTTTTGGCAatctttcttgtttttctctACGCATATTATGGTTCAATCTTTGGCTCTCATAGTCATGGTACGTCAGCTCTAGAATATGGTAGATCTTTGCGAAAGCTTGGTTCATCTTATTTGGCTGGGGATGATGACACTGATGGCAAAGATGACTCTTCAACAAGGTATGGACAGGAAGACGGAGATGATGATGTCACAGTAAAAAGCTTCCCG GTTTGTGATGATCGCCATTCGGAACTCATCCCTTGCTTAGACAGACATCTCATATACCAAATGAGACTGAAGTTGGACCTGTCTTTGATGGAGCACTATGAGAGGCATTGTCCTCCTCCAGAAAGGCGGTACAATTGCATGATTCCTCCTCCGATAGGGTATAAG GTCCCAATCAAATGGCCCCAGAGCAGAGATGAAGTTTGGAAAGCAAATATACCTCATACTCACCTTGCACATGAGAAATCCGACCAGAATTGGATGGTTGAAAAAGGTGACAAGATTAATTTTCCTGGGGGAGGCACACATTTTCACTATGGAGCTGATAAGTATATTGCTTCAATTGCAAAT ATGCTCAACTTTACAAACAACAATCTAAACAATGAGGGCAGGTTACGTACAGTTTTTGACGTTGGTTGTGGAGTTGCAAGTTTTGGAGGCTATCTTCTATCATCTGATATATTAACAATGTCCTTAGCACCCAATGATGTGcatcaaaatcaaatccaaTTTGCTTTGGAAAGAGGAATTCCAGCATATCTTGGTATTATGGGGACCAAAAGGCTTCCTTACCCAAGCAGATCTTTTGAACTTGCTCACTGTTCTCGTTGTAGAATCGATTGGCTCCAAAGAGATGGGATCCTTCTTCTTGAGCTAGATAGGTTGCTCAGGCCCGGAGGCTACTTTGCGTACTCATCTCCAGAAGCATATGCACAGGATGAGGAAGATCTCAAAATATGGAAGGAGATGAGTGCCCTTGTGGAACGCATGTGTTGGAGAATAGCTGCAAAGAGGAACCAAACTGTCATTTGGCAAAAACCACTAACAAATGACTGTTATATGGAAAGAGAACCTGGCACTCAACCTCATCTCTGTCGATCTGATGATGATCCAGATGCAATCTGGGGTATGCCGATGGAAGCTTGCATCTCACCCTACTCTGACC ATGACCATAAAGAAAAAGGGAGTGGATTAGCTCCCTGGCCAGCTAGATTGACAACTCCTCCACCTCGACTTGCTGATTTCGGCTATTCACATGACATGTTTGAAAAGGATATG GAACTTTGGCGGCATAGAGTTGAGAATTATTGGAATCTCTTGAGTCCGAAGATTGAACCAAACACTCTGCGGAATGTGATGGATATGAAAGCACACATGGGATCATTTGCAGCTGCTCTGAAGGACAAGGATGTTTGGGTGATGAATGTTGTGCCTGAAGATGGACCAAACACTCTGAAGCTGATATTTGATAGAGGCCTTATAGGCAGTATTCACAGCTG GTGTGAAGCCTATTCCACATACCCTCGGACTTATGATTTACTCCATGCTTGGACCGTCTTCTCAGACTTAGAAAAGAAAGAATGCAGTGGTGTTGATCTGTTGCTTGAGATGGATCGCATACTCAGGCCAACTGGATTTGCAATTATCCGCGATAAACTGTCGGTGGTTGATTTTGTTAAGAAATATCTACCGGCATTGCACTGGGAAGTAGTGGCACAAACAGACTCCAGTTCAGATTCCGACCAGGACGGAGACGATGTTGTACTTATAatccaaaagaaaatatgGCTAACAAGTAACAGCCTCAGGGACTTGGAATAG